One Fuerstiella marisgermanici DNA window includes the following coding sequences:
- a CDS encoding serine hydrolase: MNCGNILRLLLFVCPATSIVHAGDLPRPVIEQIEDRVSEAISNRGIPGLSLAIGHDNQVCYSKGFGLADVEHDVRASTDTRYRTASIAKSMTAVVVLSLAADGKIDLDAEVQTYCPEFPEKKWPVNVQQLLGHLAGVRHYMNARETKSTQHFYNLKSALRTFRDDPLKHQPGSKYQYTTFGYNLLGSVAEGAADADFVDLLQQRVFAPAGMEQTVVDDQAVIVPHRARGYIRHSADALKKLPRGHNLVAGELYNAALHDTSMKIPGGGLLSTPSDLVRFANAVNTGKLLPEDRVNQMWTSQKTSDNNETGYGLGWRIGQRSGRKVVWHTGGQAGTSTVLLLVPETGTSVALMCNLQNTRLLELASTIVDVIQPPKEVDYSDAIEKLKQAVKIEVEQKQLPAFSISLVDNDRMVWADGSGFQDAKQSRPATSDTVYRVGSVSKLFTDIAVMQLVENDKLDLDAPIQKYLPDFAPKNPFNIPITLRQLMSHRSGLVRESPVGHYFGPDEPTLAATVASLNDTTLVYKPETKTKYSNAAIAVVGAVLEAQFETSHPEWVHQKILAPLGMDGSSFVVSPGVRKNLATGWMRTYDGRRFEAPGFLLGTGPAGNMYSSVTDLSKFLMCLFDKGATSGGRIMSAETFRLMTTPINDANGKPQGFGIGFHIDELDGHTKIGHGGAVYGFSSQLEALPERKLGVAAVSSLDGSNGVVGRLADYALRLMLATQDGKSLPTYRTTGPVPLERAKELVGTYKEVDGDRFTRIGELDGEVFMQRGTYRYNLRAAADDGTILADDSVGFGTEVRLQDANHLLVGDTAFQRLPDSPPAEVPAKWRGLVGEYGWDHNTLYILEDHGQLYALIEWFYYYPLKEVSENEFLFPDYGLYHGEGLKFTRDTDGNAVEVVAAEVKFVRREVGTKDGETFKIEPVKPIDDLRAAALAASPPPEPGNYQDANLVDLTTLDPTIKLDIRYASTNNFTGAVFYKQPRAFMQRPAAEAVVRANKRLKQRGLGLLIHDAYRPWHVTKMFWDATPDELKDFVANPANGSRHNRGCAVDLTLYDLDTGKPIQMVAGYDEFSPRSFPLYPGGTASQRWYRELLRRTMEAEDFTVYEFEWWHFDYKDWKKYRIGNVTFEEIAD, translated from the coding sequence ATGAATTGCGGCAACATTCTGCGCCTGCTTCTGTTCGTCTGCCCGGCAACCTCCATCGTACATGCCGGCGACCTGCCTCGCCCCGTCATCGAGCAGATTGAAGATCGCGTTTCGGAAGCGATCAGCAATCGTGGCATCCCCGGACTGTCTCTTGCCATCGGGCACGACAATCAGGTCTGCTATTCCAAAGGATTTGGTCTGGCAGACGTGGAGCACGACGTACGTGCGTCGACTGACACGCGATACCGAACGGCATCGATTGCGAAATCCATGACGGCCGTCGTGGTCCTGTCGCTGGCTGCGGATGGAAAAATTGATCTGGATGCCGAAGTCCAAACTTACTGCCCCGAGTTTCCTGAAAAGAAATGGCCAGTCAACGTCCAACAATTGCTGGGGCACCTCGCCGGCGTGCGGCATTACATGAATGCACGCGAGACCAAATCGACACAACACTTCTACAATCTGAAGTCCGCGCTGAGGACATTCCGTGACGATCCGCTAAAGCACCAGCCTGGTTCGAAGTATCAGTACACAACCTTCGGCTACAACCTGCTGGGGTCGGTTGCAGAAGGCGCGGCGGACGCTGATTTTGTAGACCTGCTTCAGCAACGCGTTTTCGCGCCCGCAGGGATGGAGCAAACTGTGGTCGACGATCAGGCCGTCATCGTGCCGCATCGTGCACGAGGCTACATTCGCCATTCGGCTGATGCGTTGAAGAAGCTGCCGCGAGGACACAATCTTGTGGCTGGCGAGCTGTATAACGCCGCACTGCATGACACCAGCATGAAAATCCCGGGCGGCGGGCTGCTGTCCACCCCGTCCGATCTGGTGCGATTTGCAAATGCCGTCAACACCGGCAAGCTCCTGCCCGAAGACCGCGTCAACCAGATGTGGACAAGCCAGAAGACATCTGACAACAACGAAACCGGCTACGGACTCGGCTGGCGAATCGGGCAGCGATCCGGCCGTAAAGTGGTCTGGCACACCGGCGGACAGGCGGGCACATCGACCGTATTGCTGCTGGTCCCGGAAACCGGCACGTCGGTGGCACTGATGTGCAACCTGCAAAACACGCGACTGCTGGAACTGGCATCGACCATTGTTGACGTCATTCAGCCGCCCAAAGAAGTTGATTACTCAGACGCGATCGAAAAGCTAAAACAAGCGGTGAAGATTGAAGTCGAACAGAAGCAACTGCCCGCTTTTTCGATATCTCTGGTCGACAATGATCGCATGGTCTGGGCCGACGGCTCCGGGTTTCAGGATGCGAAGCAGTCCAGGCCGGCCACTAGTGACACTGTGTATCGAGTAGGGTCGGTTTCCAAGCTGTTCACCGATATCGCAGTGATGCAGCTTGTGGAAAACGACAAGCTGGATCTGGATGCGCCCATTCAGAAATACCTGCCGGATTTCGCTCCGAAGAATCCGTTCAACATTCCGATTACACTGCGACAGCTGATGTCGCACCGATCCGGGCTGGTGCGAGAATCACCGGTCGGACACTACTTCGGCCCCGACGAACCAACGCTGGCCGCCACTGTTGCCAGCCTGAACGACACAACATTGGTCTACAAGCCGGAAACGAAGACCAAGTACTCAAACGCTGCCATTGCCGTTGTCGGAGCTGTCCTGGAAGCTCAATTTGAGACGTCGCATCCGGAGTGGGTTCACCAAAAGATTCTGGCACCTTTGGGGATGGATGGCAGCAGCTTCGTCGTCTCGCCAGGTGTCCGTAAAAATCTGGCCACCGGATGGATGCGAACTTACGACGGTCGACGATTTGAGGCTCCGGGCTTTCTGCTGGGAACCGGACCTGCCGGCAACATGTATTCCAGTGTCACAGACCTATCGAAATTCCTGATGTGTCTGTTTGACAAGGGAGCGACCAGCGGAGGTCGGATCATGTCGGCGGAGACATTCCGACTCATGACGACGCCGATCAATGATGCGAATGGGAAGCCGCAGGGATTCGGTATTGGCTTTCATATTGATGAACTTGATGGCCATACAAAGATTGGCCACGGTGGAGCGGTCTATGGTTTTTCCAGTCAACTGGAAGCGTTGCCGGAACGCAAGCTGGGAGTCGCCGCAGTTTCGTCGCTTGACGGAAGCAATGGCGTTGTGGGACGTCTGGCCGATTATGCGTTGAGACTAATGCTGGCCACGCAGGACGGGAAGTCGCTGCCAACGTACCGGACGACTGGGCCGGTTCCGCTGGAACGAGCGAAAGAGCTTGTCGGCACCTACAAGGAAGTCGACGGTGATCGATTCACTCGCATCGGTGAGCTGGACGGTGAGGTCTTCATGCAGCGAGGCACCTATCGTTACAACCTTCGAGCCGCTGCCGATGACGGAACGATCCTGGCCGATGATAGCGTTGGGTTTGGCACTGAAGTGCGGCTTCAGGATGCCAATCATTTGCTGGTTGGCGACACGGCCTTTCAGCGTTTGCCGGATAGTCCGCCCGCCGAAGTCCCTGCGAAGTGGCGTGGCCTGGTTGGAGAATACGGTTGGGACCACAACACGCTTTACATACTGGAAGACCATGGCCAGCTGTACGCGTTGATTGAATGGTTCTATTACTACCCACTGAAGGAAGTCAGTGAAAACGAATTTCTCTTCCCGGATTACGGCCTGTATCACGGCGAAGGTTTGAAGTTCACTCGAGACACCGACGGAAACGCTGTCGAAGTTGTCGCTGCCGAAGTGAAGTTTGTCCGTCGTGAAGTCGGCACCAAGGACGGCGAAACGTTCAAGATCGAACCCGTCAAACCCATCGACGACCTTCGAGCCGCTGCATTGGCCGCATCTCCTCCACCGGAACCTGGCAACTATCAAGATGCAAACCTGGTGGACCTGACAACGCTGGATCCTACGATCAAGTTGGACATTCGATATGCGTCAACCAACAACTTCACGGGAGCCGTCTTCTACAAGCAGCCACGAGCCTTCATGCAGCGGCCAGCAGCAGAAGCGGTTGTGCGAGCCAACAAGCGATTGAAGCAACGCGGCCTTGGGTTGCTGATTCACGATGCGTATCGTCCATGGCATGTCACGAAAATGTTCTGGGACGCAACGCCGGATGAGCTCAAAGACTTCGTTGCGAATCCGGCGAATGGTTCTCGACACAATCGAGGCTGCGCGGTTGACCTGACGCTCTATGACCTGGACACCGGCAAGCCGATTCAGATGGTGGCGGGCTACGACGAATTCTCTCCACGTTCGTTTCCACTCTACCCCGGCGGTACGGCGAGCCAACGTTGGTATCGTGAATTGTTGCGTCGCACGATGGAGGCAGAAGACTTCACGGTCTACGAATTCGAATGGTGGCATTTCGACTACAAAGACTGGAAGAAGTACCGCATCGGCAACGTGACGTTCGAGGAAATTGCAGACTGA
- a CDS encoding alpha/beta hydrolase, with protein MPHRLPITLSLAACILLHCTASTRGETPKFTATGDPISNVCLRPMKGDYAQPEQADLSAHRVTFTNAAGHKLRGWHIPVEGSTQSILFCMGNTGNISLMLPYAKILQQAGYDVMLFDYQGYGESEGVAGVSSLLTDSLAAFDFLKEHTGRTANDIGVFGVSLGSILAITVAAEKQAGAVAVEDAFIPNEMLDRFSRRITGDNVLTQMTLQGMKTLLLGRVDPLRNVAKLKCPVFFLHGERDRLLPPSGTWRIAAEATTPKRVWLIPKTGHAPESLETNDQEYAQQLATFFQDAFAGTVNEPQIHLKPIAPSDGDSGHAAQVTVTANGQRDKRPMMLAVVDERGRRYFQNFWLSGAATINVETRFAPLTAFAIRYHYVTATGDSWEPELSPYSQALARYHQHASGVLNGSLAADYLTRSNGLGFSNFRRLIPRFPSVDAAAIMRELEALDMAPDRIKARYARLLARLHCWPEHRMGDSPPEDPAAFGEAMLKCLPTDPDTYYELQNGGMQLSFRDTIVGDSLFRLAKLRLKDGKPEEARELLRQHVAVLPEGFPTNLTEERIQSVSKLSDLTDE; from the coding sequence ATGCCACACCGTCTGCCAATCACGCTCAGCCTCGCAGCATGCATTCTGCTGCATTGCACCGCCAGTACTCGCGGCGAAACGCCAAAGTTCACGGCCACAGGCGACCCCATCAGCAACGTATGCCTGCGTCCCATGAAAGGCGACTATGCTCAGCCGGAGCAAGCCGACTTAAGTGCTCATCGAGTGACCTTCACCAACGCTGCCGGACACAAACTGCGTGGCTGGCATATTCCGGTGGAAGGTTCAACACAGTCGATTCTGTTCTGCATGGGGAACACCGGCAATATTTCGCTGATGCTGCCGTATGCGAAAATCCTGCAGCAGGCCGGATACGATGTAATGCTGTTCGACTATCAGGGCTATGGCGAAAGCGAAGGCGTCGCCGGAGTGTCTTCGCTGCTCACAGATTCCCTGGCTGCGTTCGACTTTTTGAAGGAACACACCGGGCGAACGGCAAACGATATCGGAGTATTCGGTGTTTCTTTGGGATCGATTCTGGCAATAACAGTCGCCGCCGAAAAACAAGCGGGGGCGGTGGCCGTGGAAGACGCTTTCATCCCCAACGAAATGCTGGACCGATTTTCACGTCGAATTACCGGTGACAACGTTCTCACCCAAATGACGTTGCAGGGAATGAAAACGCTGTTACTGGGGCGAGTCGACCCGCTGCGCAACGTCGCCAAATTGAAGTGTCCAGTCTTCTTTCTGCACGGCGAACGAGACCGCCTGCTGCCTCCATCCGGAACATGGCGCATCGCGGCGGAAGCAACAACGCCAAAACGGGTGTGGCTGATTCCTAAGACAGGGCACGCGCCGGAATCACTGGAGACGAATGATCAGGAGTACGCTCAGCAACTGGCGACGTTTTTCCAGGACGCGTTCGCCGGAACAGTTAACGAACCGCAGATTCACCTGAAGCCAATTGCCCCCTCGGACGGCGACAGTGGGCACGCTGCACAAGTTACCGTCACGGCAAACGGCCAACGCGATAAGCGGCCAATGATGTTGGCGGTGGTTGATGAACGCGGGCGTCGCTACTTCCAAAATTTCTGGCTCTCAGGTGCTGCAACAATCAATGTAGAAACCCGCTTCGCCCCGTTGACTGCCTTCGCAATCCGCTATCACTACGTCACTGCGACAGGCGATTCATGGGAACCGGAACTTTCGCCGTATTCGCAAGCACTGGCCAGGTACCACCAACATGCCTCCGGCGTGCTGAACGGCAGCCTCGCAGCCGACTATCTCACGCGATCAAATGGTTTGGGATTCAGTAACTTCCGTCGCCTGATTCCCAGGTTCCCCAGCGTTGATGCCGCCGCCATCATGCGGGAGCTCGAAGCCCTGGACATGGCGCCTGATCGCATCAAGGCAAGGTACGCACGCCTGTTGGCTCGGCTGCACTGCTGGCCCGAACACCGCATGGGTGATTCGCCGCCGGAAGATCCGGCCGCCTTCGGCGAAGCCATGCTGAAGTGCCTGCCCACTGATCCCGATACTTACTACGAACTGCAAAACGGCGGCATGCAGTTGTCGTTTCGAGATACCATCGTCGGCGATTCACTATTCCGCCTGGCCAAGCTGCGTTTGAAAGACGGTAAGCCCGAAGAGGCCCGAGAACTGCTGCGGCAGCATGTCGCCGTCCTGCCGGAAGGATTCCCGACAAACCTGACCGAAGAACGGATTCAGTCGGTTAGTAAACTGAGTGATCTGACTGACGAGTAG
- a CDS encoding Gfo/Idh/MocA family protein: MPMPSSSRREFLASTAAATSFAAALPLTVNAAQTSKSANGRINLGVIGIGPRCRYDLAAMLKFDDVRCIAIADVQASRREQGKKLVDEQYGNKDCELHQDFRELLDRDDIDAVLVATGDRWHAAASILAAEAGKDVYSEKPCGITIADCQKLADTMHREKRVFQAGTQRRSVPNFQQAVKFAHEGGLGKVHTLHASIYEPTLDNTWLPAESTPAAEKVDWNMWLGPAAWRPFNQKYVDGRWRGQWDFDSGARLLDWGAHTVDLCQWANKADGTMPITYEPMADKIVCMYANGVKLIIDFLPDPFGNRDPHYITRLGTCPVRFIGAKGWVETGDEGEIVASSPELQKQLPDATKRVRGLDVSAHARDFFDCIRSRGTTAANADVMRNSHVACHAAAIAWVLRRKLTIEPAKEEFVDDPEANLMRARGKREWAV, encoded by the coding sequence ATGCCCATGCCATCGTCCAGTCGTCGTGAATTCCTCGCCAGCACCGCTGCTGCCACGTCGTTTGCCGCCGCGCTGCCGCTGACCGTAAACGCCGCGCAAACCAGCAAGTCGGCCAACGGTCGCATCAATCTGGGAGTCATCGGCATTGGGCCTCGCTGCCGGTACGATTTGGCGGCCATGCTGAAGTTCGACGACGTTCGGTGCATTGCCATTGCCGACGTCCAGGCCAGTCGGCGAGAGCAGGGCAAGAAGCTGGTGGACGAACAGTACGGCAACAAAGACTGCGAACTACATCAGGACTTTCGAGAATTGCTGGACCGCGATGATATTGACGCCGTCCTGGTCGCGACCGGCGACCGCTGGCATGCGGCGGCTTCGATCCTGGCGGCCGAAGCTGGCAAGGATGTGTACAGCGAAAAACCCTGCGGGATCACAATTGCCGACTGCCAGAAACTGGCCGACACGATGCATCGGGAAAAGCGAGTCTTTCAAGCGGGGACTCAGCGCCGCAGCGTGCCGAATTTCCAACAGGCGGTCAAGTTCGCTCATGAAGGCGGACTTGGCAAAGTCCACACGCTGCACGCATCGATCTATGAGCCCACGCTGGACAACACGTGGCTTCCCGCCGAATCAACACCGGCCGCCGAAAAAGTGGATTGGAATATGTGGCTCGGTCCGGCCGCATGGCGACCGTTCAACCAGAAATACGTCGACGGTCGTTGGCGAGGCCAGTGGGACTTCGACTCCGGAGCTCGCCTGCTGGACTGGGGAGCTCACACCGTGGACTTATGCCAATGGGCCAACAAAGCAGACGGCACCATGCCGATCACGTATGAACCGATGGCTGACAAAATTGTCTGCATGTACGCCAATGGCGTTAAGCTGATCATCGATTTCCTGCCGGATCCGTTCGGAAATCGAGACCCTCATTACATCACTCGCCTTGGCACGTGTCCCGTGCGGTTTATCGGCGCAAAAGGGTGGGTTGAAACCGGGGACGAAGGCGAGATTGTGGCGTCATCACCGGAACTGCAGAAGCAACTGCCGGACGCGACGAAGCGAGTCCGAGGTCTGGACGTGTCGGCTCACGCGCGAGACTTTTTCGATTGCATTCGTAGCCGAGGAACCACCGCTGCTAACGCAGACGTGATGCGGAATTCTCACGTCGCATGCCACGCAGCCGCGATTGCCTGGGTGCTGAGACGGAAGCTGACCATTGAACCGGCCAAAGAAGAATTCGTCGACGATCCCGAGGCGAACCTGATGCGAGCACGCGGCAAGAGGGAGTGGGCCGTGTGA
- a CDS encoding DUF4339 domain-containing protein, with translation MNEDLCIDDFAIEDELKIDDFLIENDLGGQAMPRVDGPVYADTYFIRIEGTVSGPHALNEMGSLADSGRLTKRHQVRKGDTGRWLTIIDFPEIMEIMKASSSAVQQVLARSESHQRTAGQNGATTSQARATRTNASPKDEPGTQPSTSNDTAGSRPSSRPRSNIASAKPKQRGRKSAGRNSGSHKASKELRRLRAENARLRKQQAEDPDLQSIFDEVAQKSASATSARQTTPATTVAGAVTANMVTAQVPDRVTNASAASPLQGEPPQPQPHYQMTPQAATPRQPPVSPAFAARPPIPK, from the coding sequence ATGAACGAAGACCTATGCATTGACGACTTTGCGATCGAAGACGAACTGAAGATCGATGACTTCTTGATTGAAAATGATTTGGGCGGCCAGGCAATGCCCCGAGTGGACGGCCCAGTCTACGCCGACACCTACTTCATACGAATAGAAGGAACCGTCAGCGGCCCGCACGCCCTAAACGAAATGGGTTCACTGGCCGATTCCGGCCGCCTAACGAAGCGTCACCAGGTTCGAAAAGGTGACACCGGTCGCTGGCTGACAATCATTGATTTCCCTGAGATCATGGAAATCATGAAGGCGTCATCGTCCGCCGTTCAACAGGTGTTGGCAAGAAGCGAAAGCCACCAACGAACGGCTGGCCAAAACGGAGCGACAACGTCTCAAGCCAGAGCGACGCGGACCAACGCGTCGCCTAAAGATGAGCCAGGAACTCAGCCATCCACGTCAAATGACACCGCAGGCAGCCGTCCATCTTCACGCCCGCGCAGCAACATCGCTTCCGCCAAACCGAAGCAACGGGGTCGCAAATCTGCCGGTCGTAACTCAGGCAGTCACAAGGCATCGAAGGAACTCCGGAGGCTGCGTGCGGAAAACGCTCGCCTAAGAAAACAGCAGGCGGAAGATCCGGACCTGCAAAGTATCTTCGATGAAGTCGCTCAAAAATCTGCGTCCGCGACCTCAGCACGTCAAACCACACCGGCGACTACAGTTGCAGGCGCTGTGACCGCAAACATGGTCACGGCACAGGTCCCAGACCGTGTCACGAATGCTTCTGCAGCTAGTCCATTACAAGGTGAGCCGCCTCAACCTCAGCCACATTATCAAATGACGCCGCAGGCCGCCACTCCGCGACAGCCGCCTGTATCCCCAGCGTTTGCGGCTCGACCGCCAATCCCTAAGTAA
- a CDS encoding dipeptide epimerase, translated as MKMTLHRLHLPLAHEFTIARGSISIQPSLIVELEHDGIHGFGEVTENAFYGHTFASMTASLKSVESSLDEYIDRSPIDLWPTMKARMNDDMFALSALDMAAHDWRGKRLEIPTWQDWGLSWNDAPDSSYTIGIDTIDNMVAKLDEQPGWSIYKIKLGTANDLEIMTELRRHTEAIFRVDANCGWTAEQTITNSKTLADLGVEFIEQPLPNTADVADKRKVFENSALPVVADEDCQVTADVAKCDGLFHGVNVKICKCGGLTPALSMLKDARRRGLKTMVGCMVESSTGISGAAQLLPLLDYADLDGAVLLKDEPSTGVSVVQGQVKAAAEFGTGAGLQRERLADFLVATAD; from the coding sequence ATGAAAATGACACTCCACCGCCTGCACCTGCCTCTGGCTCATGAATTCACGATCGCGCGCGGATCGATCAGCATTCAGCCCAGCCTGATTGTCGAACTGGAACACGACGGCATTCACGGCTTTGGCGAAGTCACGGAAAACGCCTTCTACGGCCACACCTTCGCATCAATGACAGCGTCGCTAAAGAGTGTGGAATCATCGCTTGACGAATACATCGATCGCTCACCCATTGACCTGTGGCCAACGATGAAGGCAAGGATGAATGACGACATGTTCGCCCTGTCCGCGCTGGACATGGCGGCTCATGACTGGCGGGGCAAACGCCTGGAGATTCCAACATGGCAGGACTGGGGTCTGAGCTGGAATGACGCCCCGGATTCCAGCTACACAATCGGCATCGACACCATCGACAATATGGTCGCAAAACTCGACGAGCAGCCAGGCTGGAGCATTTATAAAATCAAGCTGGGCACGGCAAATGATCTTGAAATCATGACGGAGCTGCGCCGTCATACAGAAGCGATCTTTCGAGTCGACGCGAACTGCGGGTGGACGGCTGAGCAGACAATTACGAACTCGAAAACGCTGGCGGACCTGGGCGTTGAGTTCATCGAGCAGCCGTTGCCGAACACCGCCGACGTGGCCGACAAAAGGAAAGTCTTCGAAAATTCGGCACTGCCCGTCGTTGCTGATGAGGACTGTCAGGTCACAGCCGACGTGGCAAAATGTGACGGTCTGTTCCACGGCGTGAACGTCAAAATCTGCAAATGCGGTGGCCTGACACCAGCGCTAAGCATGCTGAAGGATGCTCGCCGTCGAGGCTTAAAAACCATGGTCGGCTGCATGGTGGAAAGTTCGACCGGCATCAGCGGCGCCGCTCAGTTACTACCGCTGCTGGACTATGCCGACCTGGACGGAGCCGTCCTGCTGAAAGACGAACCGTCGACCGGTGTTTCCGTTGTGCAGGGGCAAGTGAAGGCCGCGGCGGAATTCGGGACAGGTGCGGGCCTGCAGCGTGAACGTCTGGCTGATTTTCTTGTGGCGACAGCAGATTAA
- a CDS encoding DUF1611 domain-containing protein, with product MHNKIVILTDGYSTPFLAKTAISLLRYRTDDIAAVIDGAAAGSTAQQVLSAGGDVPVVASLADVADADALYVGIAPPGGKLPDEWRPMILEALQRKLDVVSGLHDFLTDDEEYRSAAEQSGAKLVDVRRNKHKSTATGHRFRKGCIRIHPVGHDCSIGKMVTSLEVQRGLSAAGHDAKFLATGQTGIMISGEGVPIDCVVADFVNGAAEQLLIQNEQHDFLLIEGQGSISHPAFSAVTAGLLHGCAPDGLIFCYEAGRTQVKGLDDFDIPSMKDQMAACHAMANLRHPCRFIGIAINTRNLTAEEADAELARAEAEFGLPACDVYRTGADKLVEACVALRKELGQ from the coding sequence ATGCACAACAAGATCGTCATCCTCACCGACGGATACTCAACCCCCTTTCTCGCCAAAACCGCAATCAGCCTGTTGCGATATCGCACCGACGACATCGCCGCCGTTATCGATGGCGCCGCTGCTGGCTCGACGGCTCAACAAGTCCTGTCTGCCGGCGGAGACGTTCCCGTGGTTGCCAGCCTTGCGGACGTCGCTGACGCGGACGCTTTGTATGTGGGCATCGCTCCACCGGGCGGCAAACTTCCGGACGAATGGCGGCCCATGATTCTGGAAGCTCTTCAAAGAAAGCTAGACGTCGTTTCCGGATTGCACGATTTTCTGACCGACGATGAAGAATATCGATCGGCCGCCGAACAAAGTGGCGCGAAGCTGGTCGATGTCCGTCGCAATAAACATAAATCGACGGCGACCGGACACAGATTCCGCAAGGGCTGCATACGCATTCACCCGGTCGGACATGATTGCAGCATCGGCAAGATGGTGACGTCGCTGGAAGTGCAACGAGGCCTGTCGGCGGCCGGGCACGACGCGAAGTTTCTGGCCACGGGCCAAACGGGCATCATGATCTCCGGCGAGGGAGTTCCCATCGATTGCGTTGTCGCTGACTTCGTGAACGGTGCTGCCGAACAGTTACTCATTCAAAACGAACAGCACGACTTTCTACTGATAGAAGGCCAGGGCAGTATTTCTCACCCCGCCTTTTCGGCGGTCACGGCAGGCCTGCTGCACGGGTGTGCTCCTGATGGATTGATCTTCTGCTACGAAGCCGGGCGTACACAGGTCAAGGGCCTGGACGACTTCGACATTCCTTCCATGAAAGACCAGATGGCCGCGTGCCATGCGATGGCGAATTTACGGCATCCGTGCCGGTTCATCGGTATCGCAATCAACACGCGCAACCTCACCGCCGAAGAAGCCGACGCGGAACTCGCGCGAGCCGAAGCCGAATTCGGCCTGCCCGCCTGCGATGTGTATCGCACAGGTGCTGACAAACTGGTTGAAGCGTGTGTGGCCTTGCGTAAGGAGTTGGGCCAATGA
- a CDS encoding purple acid phosphatase family protein, with protein MLQKKTMKAIRNLGAACAIVGVLQPITVSAHDDDHSHAPTVPAADLAKVYAPSLLPDRVILTWTGDPATTQAVTWRTSTEVRKAFAEIAVAEAGPGFVTKAKPVNATSQALLTDLNTAHFHTVEFTELTPSTKYVYRVGDGVNFSEWFHFTTASAEAEPFSFVYFGDAQNNLRSMWSRVIREAYGDAPDTSFLLHAGDLVNRAEADAEWGEWCGAGHWVNAMIPSVPVPGNHEQAKHEDGPRTLSHHWRPQFALPLNGPRGLEESCYTLVYQGTRIVGMNSNHQQEDQAVWLDKVLTDNKCKWVIVTFHHPMYSTGKDRDNSELRALWKPVLDKHRVDLVLQGHDHTYGRTGLETPLEVPAETIANVATGLNKRDQKTGTVYVVSVSGPKMYSMQRHSFMRRQAEDTQLYQIITIDGDKLTFEARTAVGKLYDAFTLAKRPGQINLLTEGTPEVPENRRVPDPENAADGES; from the coding sequence ATGTTGCAGAAGAAAACAATGAAGGCGATCCGCAACTTAGGAGCCGCATGTGCTATCGTTGGAGTCCTTCAACCGATCACCGTATCGGCGCACGATGATGATCATTCACACGCACCGACCGTTCCGGCAGCCGACCTGGCAAAGGTGTATGCTCCTTCGCTACTGCCCGACCGAGTGATTCTGACGTGGACGGGTGATCCAGCGACGACTCAGGCCGTCACGTGGCGGACCAGCACGGAGGTACGAAAAGCATTTGCAGAAATTGCAGTGGCAGAAGCCGGGCCCGGTTTCGTGACCAAGGCGAAACCGGTCAATGCAACGTCGCAGGCGTTGTTGACCGACCTGAACACGGCTCATTTCCACACGGTGGAATTCACCGAGCTGACGCCTTCGACGAAATACGTCTACCGAGTCGGCGACGGTGTCAACTTCAGTGAATGGTTTCACTTCACGACCGCCAGTGCTGAAGCGGAGCCGTTTTCTTTTGTCTACTTCGGGGATGCTCAAAACAATCTGCGTTCGATGTGGTCGCGAGTCATCCGAGAGGCCTACGGCGATGCTCCTGATACCTCCTTTCTGTTGCATGCCGGTGACCTTGTCAACCGCGCCGAGGCAGATGCGGAATGGGGCGAATGGTGCGGCGCGGGGCATTGGGTGAATGCCATGATTCCCAGCGTGCCGGTTCCCGGAAACCACGAGCAGGCCAAACACGAAGATGGTCCGCGAACCTTGTCGCACCACTGGAGACCTCAGTTCGCTTTGCCACTTAATGGGCCTCGCGGACTGGAAGAAAGCTGTTATACGCTGGTGTATCAGGGAACACGAATTGTCGGCATGAACAGCAACCATCAACAGGAAGATCAGGCGGTCTGGCTGGACAAAGTTCTGACAGACAACAAATGCAAGTGGGTGATTGTCACCTTCCACCACCCTATGTATTCCACTGGCAAAGACCGCGACAATTCCGAACTGCGTGCGTTGTGGAAACCTGTACTCGACAAGCATCGAGTCGACCTGGTGCTGCAGGGGCACGATCACACGTACGGACGCACCGGCCTGGAAACACCGCTGGAAGTTCCCGCCGAAACCATCGCAAATGTGGCCACCGGCCTGAATAAACGAGACCAGAAAACCGGCACCGTTTACGTCGTCTCCGTCAGTGGTCCCAAGATGTACAGCATGCAGCGCCACTCGTTTATGAGACGACAGGCTGAGGATACTCAACTGTATCAGATCATCACGATCGACGGCGACAAACTTACATTCGAAGCTCGCACTGCGGTTGGAAAACTGTACGACGCTTTCACCCTGGCGAAGCGGCCAGGACAGATCAATTTGCTGACCGAAGGCACACCGGAGGTTCCCGAAAACCGCCGCGTCCCCGATCCGGAAAACGCAGCAGACGGCGAATCGTAG